A DNA window from Synchiropus splendidus isolate RoL2022-P1 chromosome 2, RoL_Sspl_1.0, whole genome shotgun sequence contains the following coding sequences:
- the LOC128754243 gene encoding uncharacterized protein LOC128754243 yields MVSFAVLLLLLPPVAAFGSSVCNLNCTSHIEEQVGHMSVLNCLVQTDSIQRVIWKKGVDTVVSYHDGDERMKDKEGYVFTKPRWIRDDSAFNISLTIQNTAMDHRGEYTVMVITHVCDANAKVYLDVTGYKKLHENPDVSATPAPPDKTVQVVAPLVVIGSLIVGLLLLLVYNKRRAAIRHEPVETDEAPEQLVAVYHLEMPQEQHHPDPDLNLC; encoded by the exons ATGGTGTCCTTTGCcgtgcttctgcttctgctgccccCTGTGGCCGCTTTTGGAAGTTCAGTCTGCA ACTTAAATTGCACCAGCCACATCGAGGAGCAGGTGGGTCACATGTCCGTGCTCAACTGCCTCGTCCAGACTGACAGTATACAGAGAGTAATTTGGAAGAAAGGCGTGGATACAGTTGTGTCCTATCATGATGGAGATGAGAGAATGAAGGACAAAGAAGGATATGTTTTCACCAAGCCACGCTGGATCAGGGACGACTCAGCCTTCAACATTTCCTTGACCATCCAGAACACTGCCATGGACCATCGTGGTGAATACACTGTCATGGTAATCACACACGTATGCGATGCCAATGCCAAGGTCTACCTGGACGTTACAG GCTATAAAAAGCTGCACGAGAATCCAG ATGTTTCGGCTACTCCAGCCCCCCCGGATAAAACCGTGCAAGTCGTTGCTCCACTGGTGGTGATTGGATCTCTCATCGTTGGATTGCTTCTGCTTCTGGTCTACAACAAGAGGCGGGCTGCAA TTCGCCACGAGCCAGTGGAGACTGATGAAGCTCCTGAGCAGTTGGTCGCAGTGTATCATCTGGAGATGCCTCAGGAACAACATCATCCCGATCCTGATCTGAATCTTTGCTAA